In Myxococcus xanthus, the DNA window CACTCCGCGCTCGACTACGAGTCACCCGCTGGTTACGAGAAGAAGCACCGCGCTGCCGCTTGAGGGCGAAAGCGCGGAACGCTCTGCGGAACCGGGGCAACTTCAGTAGAGAACGAACGTCCCAGCGTCGCTGACGCTCCGACTGCTCGCAGTGGCCGGAACGGCTGATCGGCTTGCGCCGGAATGGGGGCTCACCTTCGCCGGAACACGCAACTACCCGAGGATTTGGACTGCACTACTTGGATGGTGCACGGTCGCTTCGAGCATGTCGTCCAGAAGTGGTATGGCCACGCTCATTGCGTCAGGAAGACCCGTTGGTATATCCCCTGATGTACACGTGCTTGCGAACTCGCGGCCTTGTTTCGAGGATGGGTGAGGCGAGACCGCTAGGAAATGTCGGCTGTTGTTGAGTTGTGTGCCGTCTTTTGTGGTCGATCGGTGTCCGGCGTTGAGGGTGTTTTTGAAATGCGATTGATCGCGCTGACAAGATCGGAGATGGTTCCGTCGAGGATTTCGCGAGAGGATGCATCATTTGCTGGGGGGGGAGGGAGGGCTGTCTTTACGAGGCTCGATGGAGGACTGATTAGCTGGCGTATTACTCTCCGCAAGGTGTTTCGATATGCTTTTTCCGACAGTGCGTGCGCGGAGTCGATCGCCAATTGGAGCCTGTTGAAATATGCGACTTCGTCTGACTTTGCTTGGAAGTGGTCACGTAGTTTCCCGTCGTAGCGCAAAAGAGTTGCGGCTGCTGTGACCATGATGATTGAAGCGGATATTCCTGGTAGGTATTGGCGCCAGTCGGTAAGTATTCCCTTGGCAATCATCCAGTATGTAACCGCAGGACCCGTGAGTGAAATAATGAATAGTGTGCAGCCAACATAGAATGCTATGTTGGATCTCCTCCAGAGCTTGTCTTGGTCTTCCTTTGCGCTATTGGCGCGAATTATCAAGGTTGCCTTGGCTAGGCCTGAGTTTGTTTCTTTCTCTGTGTGTGCGTAGGAGAGACGGTTAAATAGCTCTTCCTGGCGACGCAGTGTTTCTTGGAGTGCGGTGGTTGTGCTTGGGGCGGCTGCGGCGATTGCTGAACGAATATTGAATGAGAAGAGCGCTGATGCTGCGAGGGCTGTCGTTAGTAGGGTTGCGGGGAGTGGTGTTTTATTTGCCAGGGAGGAGGCGAATACTGCGATTGCTATGAGCAGGAATGCGACCCCGACATAAATCAAGGGAGGGTCGTGGAGCAAATTGGAGGGAGGGCGCGGTTTCTCTCTGGAAAGAGCTGGATCTTCGAGCATTTTCTGCGCTGCATCGCGAAATGCCTGGATCCTTTTTTCTGGAGGGGATGCAGGAACACCAGGCAGAGGCAAGAGGGGTCTTATTCTGTATGTTATTGCGTCTCCAATGTGGTATATGTTGAATATGTTTAGGTCGGCGTCTTTTGCGAGCTTGGTGAGCCTCGCTTCCCAGTCATGAGGGGGTTGATACTTTAGTTCGATTTTTTCGGGATCTGGCTTTGTCATGGGTGGTGGGTTGTGTTTGGGTGGTGCATCTGGGGTAGTGGTGGTTGGTCTGGGGGCTGAGTTGGCTTTCGAGGTTTGCCCTGGGCGGTCTCGCGATTTTGACTTGGGGTTGTGTGTTGATTGTGAGTCGAGTTGCCAGTGCTTCGTGATGCGCCGAGCGGTGAGATTGCGACGTGATGGTCTGGGATGCTTGACTTAATCAAGGTCGTCGTTTCGGGTAAAGCTGGAGCTTTGGATGGGGCTTGGTCTGTGAGGTGAGGCGCTCGTTATGCCGCATGCGGCGACGACGTTGCGATTGCCCGAGGGAGTTGGAGTGCATGCTTGAGACCTAGCGACGACCGAGACTACAATATGAAGTTGAGGCCGCCTTGTTTTGGATAGCGGTTACGCAGCGCTCGAAGCATTGGGCTATTGGCCTTCAAATAAACGGTTTGAGTTCGTCCGATCCTATTGCGCGCGAGGTGCTGTATCTTTACGTTTAGACTCGTGGCGGTAGGGCACGAGAATCGAACTCGCCAGGGACGCCTCTCGGCGCCCCTCACCGGTTTTGAAGACCGGGCCGGCCACCAGGTCCGGAAGCCCTACCGTCTGCGATTACGCCGGACCCTGCGGACCCCGTCAACCAAGGGGCACGGGCGCGACTCACCGCGTCTTTTTCTGCGCCCGTCCCGCCTTCAATCCCGGCAAGCCCTTCACCAACGTCGTCACCAGCACCTGCGTCAGCTCCTCCGCGGGCGTGCCCGGGAACCCCGTGCATGTGAGCCTCAAGCTCACGATGCCGTGCACCCCCGCCCACAGCACCTCCGCGAGTTGCTCTGGCTTCGTGCCTTCCTCCAGCCTCCCGGTCGCCAGCAGGTCCACGAACACCTGCACCAGCACCCCGAATGCTCTCGGGCCCGGGCCTTCCGGGTGGTCTCCGAACAGGGCGGTGGAGAGCTTCGGGTCCTCCATGAAGATCAGCCGGTACGTCTCCGGGTGCTCCAGGCCAAAGCGGACGTAGGCCTCCGCTAGCTTGGGCAACCGCTCCAGCGGGTCTTCCACCTGGGCCGCGGGCTCCAGCATGGCCAGCAGGTCCTGGAAGCCGCGCACGCACAACTCCTTCGCGATGGCCTCCCGGTTCTCGAAGTGGAGGTAGAGCGTCGCCGGCGCGTACTCCACCGCGTCCGCCAGCTTGCGCATCGAGAGGGCAGGGAAGCCCTCCTTCACCACGATGTCCCGGGCGACTCGCAGAATCTGCTCGCGCAGCTCCGCTCGCTGTCGTTCCTTCCGTTCTGCAATCCCCATGCTCCCAGTGTAGGCCTTGACCCACTGAACGCCCAGCAGTAGATGAACGGCGTTCATGAACGGTGTTTACAAACCACTCGCCGTTCGGGAAAGGGAGCAGGACATGGGCACGGTTGCGTTGTTCGGCGCCACGGGCGTCGTCGGACACAGCATCGCGCAGGCGCTGTGGGGGCAGGGGCGGGGCTACCGCGTGGTGGGGCGCTCCCGGGAGGGACTCCAGCGGGAGTTCGGGGCGGACCCGCAGGCGGAGATCGTCACCTGGAATCCCGACGACATGGCCTCCATCCAGGCCGCGGCCCGGGGCGTCCAGACGCTCATCTATCTGGTCGGCGTGCCCTATTGGCAATTCCACCTCCACCCCGTGCTGATGAAGCGCACGCTCGACGCCGCCATCGCCGAGGGCGTGGAGCGCATCGTCTTCATCGCCAGCGTGTACCCCTACGGCCGGCCGCGCACGGACGTCGTCAACGAGTCCCACCCCCGCGTGCCGCACACGAACAAGGGCCGCTTGCGCAAGGCTCAGGAGGACCTGTTGCTCGCGGCGGACAAGGCGGGCTCCATCCAAGTCACCATCCTCCGCCTCCCGGACTTCTACGGCCCGGGCGTGGAGAACAGCTTCCTCCACCGCGCCTTCGTCGCGGCCTCACAGGGCAAGCGCGCCCAGCTCATCGGCCCCATCGACACGCCCCATGAGTTCGTCTACGTGCCCGACGTGGGGCCCACCGTGACGGCGCTCATGGACCATCCGGGGGCCTACGGCCGCTTCTGGAACCTCGGGGGCGCGGGCGTCACCTCCCAGGCGGCCCTGGTGGAGGACATCTACGCCCAGGCCGGCCACCCCGCGAAGTACTCAGTGCTGGGGCCGGGGATGGTGCGCCTCATCGGCCTCTTCAGCCCGTTCATGCGCGAGCTCGGGGAGATGCACTACCTGCACACCTCGCCCGTCATCATGGACGACTCGGCGCTGCGGGCGCTGCTCGGCGACATCCGGAAGACGCCGTACCGCGACGGCATCCGCCAGACGCTCGCGGCGCTCAGTCCAGCCCCCGTTGCCACAGGTCATCCTCATCCAGCCCCATGAGGTGACCGACCTCGTGCATGACGGTGATGCCAATCTGCTCGATGAGCTCCTCGCGGGTGCGGGCGAAGCGCTCCAGGTTCTTCTGGTACAGCACGATGGACGCGGGGACGTGGTCGAACGCGTTCGTCACGCTGCGCTCGCCCACCGCCAGGCCGCGGAACACCCCGAGGATGCTCGGTGACAGGGGAGGGTCCTCACCCAGCAGGTCTTCATCCGCCGGCAGGTCCTCCACCGCGATGGTGACGTTGTCCAGGTACTGCTTCGCGTGGCCGGGCAGGGACTGCACCGCGGCCTCCACCGCGCGGTCGAACTCGGCCTCGCCCAGCTCCACCGGCGGGAAGAACTCCGTCGGCACCAGCGCCTGGGCCTTGGCGAAGCGGCGCTGGGCCTCCTTCTCGTCGCCCCGGCGCTCCGCCATCAGCCCCAGGTACTGGTGAGCCCAGGCCTCGTCGGGCGTGTCCTTCAGCACCTTGTCGAAGGCGCCCTTCGCGTCGTCGAAGCGGCACAGCTCGAACAGGGCGATGCCCCGCTCCAACTGCGCGTCCACCGAGCGCGGCATGTGCCCCAGCGCCGCGTCCAGGCTCGCCAGGGCCGCGCGGCACTCGCCCACCTGGTTCAGGCCCATGCCCTCCAGGAGGAGGAACTCGTAGAGCAGCTCCACGTCGCCGGCCTTCTGCGCCAGGCGCTTGCCCTTCGCGCAGAAGCCCAGGCCTTCCTCCACGGCCTCCCGGTCCTCGCCCGCGCGGCAGATGAGGCAGTCCGCGGTTCCCAGGAGCACCTCCAGGTCGTCCGGGGACACCCTCAGCGCGGCGCCGAAGGCCCGGCCGGCTTCCTCCAGGCGGCCCAGCTCCACCAGGGCGGCGGCGCGCAGGTGCAGGGCGTCCACCGAGTCCGGGGCCTGGGCCAGGCCGCGGTCGGCGGCGGCCAGGGCCGCCTCGAAGTCGCCCGTCTCAAAGGCCTCTGCTGCCGCGTCCAGCGCCTCCATCCCGCTCACCCCCGTTCGCTTCGACGTCCGCATCCCCATGGGGCCGCGACATATGAAGCCGCGCACTTCGTTGTCAACGCCGCGCACGGCTGCTACGTTCCTTGGCCCGTCCTGGTGCGGCGCTCAGTCCCGTGAACATCCTTGTCGTCGACGACGATCTCGAACTCTGCACGATGCTCTCTCGCTTCTTGGAGATGCATGGGTTCACGGTCTACTCGGCGTCCGACGCGCTCCAGGCGCTCGACGTGCTGGAGCGCAACCAGGTCAGCATGGTCATCACCGACTACGTGATGCCCCATATGGACGGCATCCAGTTCACGGAGATGCTCAAGGCGGACCCCCGCTTCCAGAGCGTCCCGGTGCTGCTGATGACGGGCAGCGAGGACGGCTCGGTGACGGACCGCGGCCTGCGCAAGGGCGTGGCCCTGACGCTCCACAAGCCCCTGGACATGGGCCAACTGCTCACCCTGGTCCGCTTCGCGCAATAGCCCACGGCGCACCTCCCGGCAGGGTGCCTCGGGCCGTCCGCTCGCCTACACGGCTACCCTTCCTGGTTGACATCGTTCAGGCGGCCCTTATGTTGGCGCTCGCCATGGCCGAGTGCTAACGGCCCGTGTCGTACTAGTAAAATCCCCCAGTGAATTCAGGAGGTTGCGATGGCAGCGAAGGAAATTTTCTTCCATCAGTCCGCGCGTGAGGCCATCCTGCGCGGCGTCCGCACCCTGTCGGACGCGGTCGCGGTGACCCTCGGCCCCAAGGGCCGTAACGTGGTCATCGAGAAGAGCTTCGGCTCCCCCACGATCACCAAGGACGGCGTCACCGTCGCCAAGGAGATCGACCTCGAGAACAAGTTCGAGAACATGGGCGCGCAGATGGTGAAGGAGGTCGCGTCCAAGACCTCCGACAAGGCCGGCGACGGCACCACCACCGCCACGGTGCTGGCGCGCGCCATCTATGAGGAGGGCCTCAAGCTGGTGGCCGCCGGCCACAGCCCGATGGACCTCAAGCGCGGCATCGACAAGGCCGTCGAGGTCGTCGTGGGCGAGCTGAAGAGCCTGTCCAAGCCCACCGCCGACAAGAAGGCCATCACCCAGGTGGGGACCATCTCCGCCAACGGGGATGAGACCATCGGCGCCATCATCGCGGACGCGATGGAGAAGGTCGGCAAGGAGGGCGTCATCACCGTCGAGGAGGCGAAGGGCCTCGAGACGACGCTCGACGTGGTCGAGGGCATGCAGTTCGACCGCGGCTACGTGTCCCCGTACTTCGTGACCAACCGCGAGCGGATGGAGGCCGTCCTGGAGGACCCCTACATCCTCATCAGCGAGAAGAAGGTCTCGTCGATGCAGGACATGATTCCGCTGCTCGAGCAGGTGGCCCGCTCCGGCAAGCCGTTGATCATCATCGCCGACGACATCGAGGGCGAGGCCCTGGCCACCCTGGTGGTCAACAAGATCCGCGGCGTGCTGAACGTGTGCGCGGTGAAGGCCCCCGGCTTTGGTGACCGCCGCAAGGAGATGCTGCAGGACATCGCCGTCCTCACCGGCGGCACGGTGGTCAGCGAGGACCTGGGCCACAAGTTCGAGACGCTGACGCTGACCGACCTGGGCCGCGCCAAGCGCGTCACGGTGGACAAGGACAACACCACCGTCGTGGACGGCGTGGGCACGAAGGCGGCCATCGAGGGCCGCATCAAGCTCATCCGCACGCAGATTGACTCCGTCACCAGCGACTACGACCGCGAGAAGCTCCAGGAGCGTCTGGCGAAGCTGGTGGGCGGCGTGGCCGTCATCAACGTCGGCGCGGCCACCGAGACGGAGATGAAGGAGAAGAAGGCCCGCGTCGAGGACGCGCTGCACGCGACCCGCGCGGCCGTCGAAGAGGGCATCGTCCCTGGCGGCGGCGTGGCCTACCTCCGCGCGCTGCCCGCGCTGGAGAAGCTGAAGCCGGGCGGTGAGCAGGACTTCGGCGTGGCCATCATCCGCCGTGCGCTCCAGGAGCCGCTGCGGAAGATCGCCAGCAACGCCGGCGTCGAGGGCGCCGTGGTCATCAACAAGGTCCGCGAGGGCACCGGCGCGTTCGGCTACAACGCCCGCACGGAGGTCTACGAGGACCTGGAGAAGGCCGGCGTCATCGACCCGACGAAGGTGGAGCGCACCGCGCTGCAGAACGCCGCCTCCGTCGCCTCGCTGCTGCTGACCACCGAGGCCATGGTCGCCGAGCGCCCGAAGGGCAAGGCCAAGGGCGGCGGCGCTGGTGCCGGCATGCCGGACTACGGCGGCGACGACATGGACTACTGAGCCGCTCCGGAGGGCTCGGGACGTGAGTCCCGGGCCGTCTGGGCCTCGGCAGTCAACGGCCCCGGATGCCTCGTCAGGAGGCGCCGGGGCCGTTGTCGTTTCAGCGGGGACTGCCTGGCGGTCAGGGCACGCGGCCCACGACGCCGCCGGTGCCGCTCTCCTGCGACGTGTAGAGCAGGGTGTCGCCGTCCACCAGCAGGCCACCGGGCCCCACGCCCTCTGGGCCCACGGGCTCCAGGGCGCCGGGTGTGCAGGTGCTCACGCGGCGGAGGAAGCCCGTGCCGCCAGTGCTGACGTCCTTGAAGTAGAGCGTCCCATTCAGTTCCACCGGGAAGGCGGGCCCCTGGAGGTCCGTGGCGACGACTTCCGCCGCGCCGCCCTCGCGTGGCAGGCGCAGCACGCGGCCGTTTCCGCCGCCTCCTTCGGTGACGAGGAAGTGCGTGGGCGTGACTTCCAGCGAGGTGCCGGCGGTGATGGTGCCGTCGCGCAGCGTGGCCGGGGCACTGCCGTCCAGCGGCACGCTGTAGAGGCCGGGGCTCTCTCCCGCGGCGACCAGGAACCACACGTCCTGGCCCACCACGCGGGCTCCCCGCACCTGCGTGTAGCCCGTGCCGGCGTAGAGCTCCTGGCGGTTGCCGCCCGAGGCGTCCACGCGCACCAGCCGGCGGTGCGACGTCGCGATGACCACCACGTCCCGGTCACCCATCCGCGCGGGCAGGACGTCCGTGCCGCCAATGGTGACATTGTTCACCGTGGCATCGAGCGGCCGTGCGTCCTTCGCGCCCGTCGCCTTGTCCACCCGCCACAGCCCGTCCAGGTCGAGCACGTAGACGGAGTCCGACACCACGGCGATGGCATCCGGCGCCCGGAAGCCCGTGGCCAGGGACACCGTGTCACCGCCCGCGCGTGGCAGCCGGAGGAGCCGCCCGGGGCCCGGCTGGGGCTGCTGCGGATTCAGGGAGTGGGACTCGGCGATGTAGAGGTCCGTTTCGTCCGCCGCGAGCCTGCGGGGCGTGTTCAACCCGGTGAGCAGTGGGGTGCCCGGACCCGAGGCGAGCGGCTCGCAACCCGCGTCGCCGCTGCCCGCATCGTCTGTCCTGGTGCCCGCGTCGTCTGTCCCGGTGCCCGCGTCGCCACGGCCCGCGTCCGGCCCGTCCTGCATCGGCGGCTTGTCGGAGGAGCAAGCAACACCCAACAGCAGGACGGACAGGAGCGCGAGTCTCATGGGGTCTCTCGTTTGAATGCGCGGTTCAACTCTCGGCTGAGCGCCGAGGCGTCGGACATCAGCTTGGGGAGGCACGCGGCGGCGCCCGCACGGAGGGACTCCAGCGCCGTCTCCATGGTGAGGTGCTCGGCCAGCACGACGAAGGGAGCGCCCTGGGCCAGCGCCTTGCCCAGCTCCAGCGCCTTGCGCCCGTAGGCGGGCGTGAAGTCCCAGCTCACCACCACGCCCGCGGGCGGCTCCAGCGCGGCCAGCTCCGTCGTCGTCAGGATGCGCGCCTCCAGTCCCACCAGGGACAGGGCGTGGGTGATTTGCGCCGCCGCCGCCGGGTTGTCCTCCAGCACGTCCACCCGGCGCATCGCGGGGTTCGTCTCCAGCGGCGCGGGGGCGGGCTTCCGGGCCAGCGTGGAGCGCAGCAGGGCGCGCACCTCGCGGATGTCGTCGAAGGGCTTGAGCAGGTAGTCCACCACGCCCAGCTCCAGCGCCTGCTGTGTCGTCACCAGCGACGGGTAGCCCGTCATCAGGATGACGCGCGAGTCCGTGTGCCGCCGCCGCGCCTGCTGCGCCAGCTCCAGGCCGGACATGCCGGGCAGGTTCTTGTCGGTGACGATGAGGTCCACCGGCGCCTGTTGCAGCAGGTCCAGGGCCTCCTCGCCGCTTGCCGCTTCGATGATCTCGCACTCCTTGCCCATCAGGTCGCGGAAGACCATGCGGATGATGATTTCGTCATCCACCACCAGGACCCGGTGCTTCTGCGTGGGCGGCGCGTCCGTCGCGGGGAAGAGCACGCGGAACACGGTGGCCGGGGGCGGGACGTCGCGAATGACGCCCTGCGGGGCCAGCTCGAGGCGCGCGTGGTGCTCGCGGGCGATGCGCTGGCACACCGACAAGCCCAGTCCGGTGCCTCGATTGTTGGCGGTGATGTAGGGCTCGAAGATGCGCGCTCGCAGCTCCTCGGGGATGCCCGGACCCCAGTCCGCCACGTAGAGGGCAGGGGAGGGGCCCTCCATCGTGAGCACCACCTTCACCCGGCCGCGCCCCGCCATGGCGTCGCGCGCGTTGTTGAGCAGGTTCAGGGTGAGCTGTTCAATGAGGCGCGCGTTGCCCTGGATGGTGATGTCCTCCGGGGCTTCCACCTCCAGGGAGATGCGCGAGGAGTCCGGGTTGATGCTGAAGTGCTTCGCCGCCGCCCAGATGGGGGCCGCCAGGGAGAGGCGCTGTTGGGACGCCGGTCGCTCGCTCGACAGGCGGATGAAGTCGGAGACGATCTGCTCCATCCGCTCCACCTGGGCCAGCAGCAGGCGCAGGGGCCCGGGGGCGGCGCCGTCCTCCGCGAGGAGTTGGGCGTAGGCCTTCACGCCGAGCAGCGGTTGTCGCAGCTCGTGCAGCACCTCCGCCGCCAGCTGAGAGGTGTGCGCTCCCGCACGTTGCAGCGCCGCCGCCGCTGTTCGCGCGGCCGTCAGGTCCCCTGCCTCCACGGCCTGGAGCAGTTGGGCGAGCGGCACGGGTGTTTCCATGTGACGAGCATGGCGGAGGCAACCGCTTGTACGCAACGCACCTGGAGGGAATCCGTTGACCCGGACCGTGCCGGCACGGATGCTGGCCGCGTTCTCATCGCACCGTCCGGAAATCCGGATATCGCGACACCGGCCTCGGGAGGGCCTTCATGCCGCAGACCAACCCGTTCCACTCGCTGGTCCCCCGCAAGATGACGGACACCGAGCTGGCCCGCTCCATCCGTCTCAACATCGAGGCGGAGCTGGACGCCATCAACCTCTACGCGGCCCATATCGACGCGACGGACAACGAGGACGCCAAGGCCATCCTCCAGCACGTCATGGACGAGGAGCGCGAGCACGCCGCCCTCTTCTGGGAGCTCATCGCCCGGTTGGATCCAGAGCAGGCCGCGCACGCGAAGGAGGCCGTGGAGAAGTACCGGCTCATTACCTCCGGCGCGTCGCACGAGGCCGTGGAGGCCGTGGGCAAGGAGGGCGCGGCGCCGTCTCCGGCGGACGTCACCCCGGAGAAGCGCCTCACCGTGGGCAGCCTGCGCCGGTAGCCGTCAGGACGCGGAGTGGGCCTGCCGGCGCTCGGCCGGTGGGGCCTCCAGGTCCTTCGCCGCCATGTAGACGACGTTCCGCGAGCCCCGCTTGCCGCGGTACATGGCCCGGTCCGACAGGTCCAACAGCGTGGCCTTGTCCTGGGCGTGCTCGGGGAAGCTGGCCACGCCGATACACGTGGTGAGCTTGAGCGACAGGCCTTCGCGCGCCAGGAAGTTGTGCGTCTCCATGGTGCGTCGGATGCGCTCGGCCACCTTGAGCGCGCCGCCGGAGTCGGTGTTGCGCAGCACCACCACGTATTCGTCTCCGCCGTAGCGCGCGACGACGTCGTGGTCTCTCACGCAGCCCTTCACCACGCGCGCCGCCTCCACCAGCACCTTGGAGCCCACGAGGTGGCCATGGGTATCGTTGATGGACTTGAAGTGGTCCAGGTCCAGGAACAGCAGGCTGAAGGTGCGCTGTGACTGGAGCGCGTCCTGGACCTCGCGGTCCACCACCAGGTGCAGGTAGCGGGTGTTGAACAGGCGCGTGAGGTCGTCGACGTACGCCAGGTCCTCCACCGCGGCGAAGCGGCCGAGGTTGCGCAGCGCGAGCGCCCAGTTGCGAACCAGGAAGCTGGCCGTCTCGCCCGCCCACTCCGCGCCCGTGCCGCCGAAGAAGAGCACCGCGTGTCCCAGCACGGCGTCACCCTCCAGCGCGGGGAAGGAGATTGCGCGAGGAAAGGGCGCGTCCATGCCGTCCAGCTCGCGCGGACCGCGTTCGTTCGTCAGGCGTTCGATGAGCTCGGCGATGAGCGGCTCTTCCAGCGCGGTGGACAGGCCGCTGGTGCCGTGGCGCCGCAGCGCGAAGGCAGAGTCGCGCTCCAGCAGGACCACGGCGCTGGCGGAGGCCATGCTCTGCAGCGCGCTGGCGGTGGCCGAGGCCAGCTTCTCGCGGTCCAGGGTGGTGGCGATGCGTTGCCCCGCCTCCAACATGGCCACATGGCGGCGCAGCGACGCGTTCTCCTGCATCAGGTCGCGCGTGGTGAGCGCTCGGCGCACGGCGTGCTGCAGGGCCTCCGGGGCCACCGGCTTGACGAGGTACTCCGCGGCGCCGCTCTTGATGGCGCGCACGGCGGGGTCCACCTTCTCCAGGCCAGTGATGACCACCACCTCCACGCCCGGGTGATGTTCCCGCACGTGCCGCAGGACCTCCATGCCGTCACCACCGGGGAGGATGAGGTCCGTCACCACCGCGTCGAAACGGTCGCCTGCGAGTGCTTCCTTTGCCTCTTGTAGCGTGCCCACCGCCGTGACGGCGTGTCCCACGGCGGTGAGGTAGTCGCCGTACAGGGTGCGGGCGATCTTTTCGTCGTCGACGAGGAGGATTCGCGCCATCTCCCATCGGCTTAGCACCAACCGATGGAAGGCTGCTAGGGTCGGCCCCCGTGTCCCCCTTCGAAAGCGGCCGTCGGCTCTGCCTTCTCGTTGAGGCCGGGGAAACCCGTTACGCCGTGGAAGCGACGTCTGTCATGGAAGTAGCGATGCCGGGCGCCAACGGCAGCAGCCTGCGGGGTGTGCTGGAGGTGAAGGACCTCTGCGCGCTGCTGGGCGGGCCGCCCGAGGAAGGCCCGGGCATGGTGGTGGTGCTCGACGTGAGTCCCACCCTGGCGGTGCGCGTGCGCTCCGTGGTGGAGGTGGCGGACGTGGCCCGCGCGCCGTTCTTCCTGCTGCCACCGGGATTGGCGGACTCGCTGGCTCCGCTGAGCCGGGGCGCCGTGCTGCACAAGTCGCGGCTGTACCTGGAGCTCATCGCGGAGGCGCTGCCGCACCGGGTGGGGTCGATGTCGCCGGCGGTTGCCGCCCGGCCCGTGCACTGGGCGGAGGCGGCTCCGGACCGCGCGCTCGTCTTCGAGTCTCAGAGTCGATTGTTCGGAGTCCCCCTGGGTCTGGTGTCGCAGGTCATCAGCCGGGGAGAGGCCTTCTGCGTCCTGCCCGTGCCGAGTGGACCGGTGGCTGGTATTTTTCCGCATGATCAGGTGCTGTGGCCCGTCTGCTCGGTCCCCGCGTTGCTGGGGGAAGCGCCCGTGCCGGAATCCTTCATCGTCCTCACGGAACTGGCCGGGCGGAACGTGGGGCTGACGGCCACGCGGGTGCTCGGCGTCATGCAACGATTCGAGCCGGACGACACCGCGGGGAGCTTCCGTGCTCCCGGGTTGAGCGAGCCTGTGGCGTTCCTGGACCTGCAACGCATGTTTTCTTGATCGTCCCAGAGGGCAACTCGTAAGCTGCCCCGCTTGTCAGACTGCCGCGAGTCAACCCTCGCGGCGGGAATCACCAACGAATTCAGGGGAGTGGATGCTCCCCGAGGCCCGAACCGATGCCCAAGAATCTGCTGGTCGCCGATGACTCGCTCACCATCCGCAAGGTGATCGGGATGATCTTCGCGACCGAGGACTTTCAGGTGACCGCGGTGGACAACGGGCTGGACGCCATCTCCCGCACCCGCGAGCTGCGTCCGGACGTCGTCCTCGCGGACGTCATGATGCCGGGCAAGAGCGGCTATGAGGTCTGCGAAGCGCTGAAGAACGACCCGGCCACCCAGGGCATCCCGGTGGTGCTGCTGGCCGGCACGTTCGAAGCGTTCGACGAGAATCGCGCTCGCGCCGCCCGCGCTGATGACCACGTCACCAAGCCCTTCGAGAGCCAGGTGCTGCTCGACAAGGTGAAGGCGCTGGTCGGCCAGAAGTCCAACACGATGCCCGCGTCGGCCGCCACGCAGGTGCGCCACGCGGCTCCTCAGCCCGCCGCGGCGCCCGCGCCCGTTGCCGCCGCTGCTCCGCCGGGGGCCCGTCCCGCGCCTCCGCCGGGGGCTCGTCCGGGTGTTCCTCCAGGGCCGGGCGTGCCGCGTCCGCCGGGCGCGGGTGTGCCGCCGCCGGGCGCGCGTCCTCCGGGACCTGGGATGCCGCCAGGCATGGCGCGTCCTCCGGGGCCGGGAATGCCGCCGCCGGGTGCGCCGGGCGCGCCGCGTCCTCCGGGACCTGGG includes these proteins:
- the sinM gene encoding signal integration modulator SinM produces the protein MRLALLSVLLLGVACSSDKPPMQDGPDAGRGDAGTGTDDAGTRTDDAGSGDAGCEPLASGPGTPLLTGLNTPRRLAADETDLYIAESHSLNPQQPQPGPGRLLRLPRAGGDTVSLATGFRAPDAIAVVSDSVYVLDLDGLWRVDKATGAKDARPLDATVNNVTIGGTDVLPARMGDRDVVVIATSHRRLVRVDASGGNRQELYAGTGYTQVRGARVVGQDVWFLVAAGESPGLYSVPLDGSAPATLRDGTITAGTSLEVTPTHFLVTEGGGGNGRVLRLPREGGAAEVVATDLQGPAFPVELNGTLYFKDVSTGGTGFLRRVSTCTPGALEPVGPEGVGPGGLLVDGDTLLYTSQESGTGGVVGRVP
- a CDS encoding TetR/AcrR family transcriptional regulator yields the protein MNAVHLLLGVQWVKAYTGSMGIAERKERQRAELREQILRVARDIVVKEGFPALSMRKLADAVEYAPATLYLHFENREAIAKELCVRGFQDLLAMLEPAAQVEDPLERLPKLAEAYVRFGLEHPETYRLIFMEDPKLSTALFGDHPEGPGPRAFGVLVQVFVDLLATGRLEEGTKPEQLAEVLWAGVHGIVSLRLTCTGFPGTPAEELTQVLVTTLVKGLPGLKAGRAQKKTR
- a CDS encoding NAD-dependent epimerase/dehydratase family protein encodes the protein MGTVALFGATGVVGHSIAQALWGQGRGYRVVGRSREGLQREFGADPQAEIVTWNPDDMASIQAAARGVQTLIYLVGVPYWQFHLHPVLMKRTLDAAIAEGVERIVFIASVYPYGRPRTDVVNESHPRVPHTNKGRLRKAQEDLLLAADKAGSIQVTILRLPDFYGPGVENSFLHRAFVAASQGKRAQLIGPIDTPHEFVYVPDVGPTVTALMDHPGAYGRFWNLGGAGVTSQAALVEDIYAQAGHPAKYSVLGPGMVRLIGLFSPFMRELGEMHYLHTSPVIMDDSALRALLGDIRKTPYRDGIRQTLAALSPAPVATGHPHPAP
- the groL gene encoding chaperonin GroEL (60 kDa chaperone family; promotes refolding of misfolded polypeptides especially under stressful conditions; forms two stacked rings of heptamers to form a barrel-shaped 14mer; ends can be capped by GroES; misfolded proteins enter the barrel where they are refolded when GroES binds) gives rise to the protein MAAKEIFFHQSAREAILRGVRTLSDAVAVTLGPKGRNVVIEKSFGSPTITKDGVTVAKEIDLENKFENMGAQMVKEVASKTSDKAGDGTTTATVLARAIYEEGLKLVAAGHSPMDLKRGIDKAVEVVVGELKSLSKPTADKKAITQVGTISANGDETIGAIIADAMEKVGKEGVITVEEAKGLETTLDVVEGMQFDRGYVSPYFVTNRERMEAVLEDPYILISEKKVSSMQDMIPLLEQVARSGKPLIIIADDIEGEALATLVVNKIRGVLNVCAVKAPGFGDRRKEMLQDIAVLTGGTVVSEDLGHKFETLTLTDLGRAKRVTVDKDNTTVVDGVGTKAAIEGRIKLIRTQIDSVTSDYDREKLQERLAKLVGGVAVINVGAATETEMKEKKARVEDALHATRAAVEEGIVPGGGVAYLRALPALEKLKPGGEQDFGVAIIRRALQEPLRKIASNAGVEGAVVINKVREGTGAFGYNARTEVYEDLEKAGVIDPTKVERTALQNAASVASLLLTTEAMVAERPKGKAKGGGAGAGMPDYGGDDMDY
- a CDS encoding metallopeptidase family protein, coding for MGMRTSKRTGVSGMEALDAAAEAFETGDFEAALAAADRGLAQAPDSVDALHLRAAALVELGRLEEAGRAFGAALRVSPDDLEVLLGTADCLICRAGEDREAVEEGLGFCAKGKRLAQKAGDVELLYEFLLLEGMGLNQVGECRAALASLDAALGHMPRSVDAQLERGIALFELCRFDDAKGAFDKVLKDTPDEAWAHQYLGLMAERRGDEKEAQRRFAKAQALVPTEFFPPVELGEAEFDRAVEAAVQSLPGHAKQYLDNVTIAVEDLPADEDLLGEDPPLSPSILGVFRGLAVGERSVTNAFDHVPASIVLYQKNLERFARTREELIEQIGITVMHEVGHLMGLDEDDLWQRGLD
- a CDS encoding response regulator, with protein sequence MNILVVDDDLELCTMLSRFLEMHGFTVYSASDALQALDVLERNQVSMVITDYVMPHMDGIQFTEMLKADPRFQSVPVLLMTGSEDGSVTDRGLRKGVALTLHKPLDMGQLLTLVRFAQ